In Streptomyces nojiriensis, one genomic interval encodes:
- a CDS encoding GlcG/HbpS family heme-binding protein, which produces MSTPTRTAVAPLTTEDAELLVATAKAAAEAAGATVSVTVLDAGGHLLAFRRDDRAVLISGETSTRKAYTALQLNAPTAELVDTVLPGSPFHTLPTALDRPLLFIAGGLPVHRDGRLIGAIGVGGGAPDQDHGFAAAARDALV; this is translated from the coding sequence CCGCCGTCGCCCCCCTGACCACCGAGGACGCCGAGCTGCTCGTCGCCACCGCCAAGGCCGCCGCCGAAGCGGCCGGAGCCACGGTCAGCGTCACCGTCCTCGACGCCGGTGGGCACCTGCTCGCCTTCCGCCGCGACGACCGCGCCGTGCTGATCTCCGGCGAGACCAGCACCCGCAAGGCCTACACCGCGCTCCAGCTGAACGCGCCCACCGCCGAGCTCGTCGACACCGTCCTGCCGGGCAGCCCCTTCCACACCCTGCCCACGGCCCTCGACCGGCCCCTGCTGTTCATCGCGGGCGGACTGCCCGTCCACCGCGACGGCAGGCTCATCGGCGCCATCGGCGTCGGCGGCGGCGCTCCCGACCAGGACCACGGCTTCGCCGCGGCCGCGCGGGACGCCCTCGTCTGA